The DNA sequence TAGTAGTACATTCTTATGAATACCAAAGGCATAGATAGAAAATTATCATAACACTCTTTTTTGGGATGTACTATacatttttccaaaatctaatacAAATTGATTTTTATAAATGGATTCAAATAAACATTACATCAAGTGACCTAGTCCACTAGTGCATGAATAAGGCTAGATTTGCCTTCTTTTCATAATAGAAAGATAAAGAAAGTCAATACTAATTTATAGTCTAGTTATCATGATTTGAATAAAGCTTAATACTGTATCAAACTTACAAATCCATGTGTAATAACTAATAAACCAGATGAGTTTTGCAGATAGAACTAATTATCACACACACATGGCATATGATATGATctgaaatcaaattttcaaactaTTCCCCCTATACccttcttttattttctcataATAGAACATAATAAAGTAGAAAAAATATGATACAAAGTAAAAAAAGAAGTGTTCTTTGCAAAGGGAAACATAGATACAATTTTCTTGGTTATGATTTGATTTTGTTGTCAAATGTACAACAGTTACCAGTTGATCAAGAGAGcaacaaaacaaatataatacCCAAATCCGAAGTAGGAAACAGTAACGGAAATCCAAGAACCATACAAGCCTTCAAGTTACTTGACTGTTTGGACTTTGATTGAAAATAATAAGCCTACAGCACATAACAATTAGCATAGGAGTAGaagcaaaatataattttttcaaaaagatGAGATAACTAATGCAAATAAGTTATGCAGAACCTCCAAAGCTGAGGCAAATTTTCAAAATGCAggctttttttttgtttgctgTTATTTTGACAATCAACACCTCCATGCTGAGACAGAGATAAGCTCCTTTCGCTGCCAGCAAAGGGAAAGTGAAGACTGTTTCTTCTCAACATGGAAGCCCCTAACCGGAGTCCGCTGCACCAAACACTCAGCTTGGGATTCAGTGAAGTTACTGAATACAGCTGGGGAAAACCCGGAATTCAAAAATGAAGATCTCCATGGAGGTGTTGTTTCAGGAGAACGGTGGCGATTCAGCACGAGTTTCTCGATTCTTGGTTGAAGTAGGAACTTCTCAATCTTTTGCAGGGCCTCTAGGTTGACATTAACTGCATCAAGTGATTCAATAAGGCCTGAATAAGAGTGAAAAGCGTGAATGATTTGGTGTGGGAATGGAACATCTGTTCGATCAGACCCTCTTTCTAATGAGACCACAACTTTTGGGGAGAGCTGGTTCAGAAAGCGGAGGACCAAAGGAAGGGATAAAGGGCAGCTGGAAAGAGAGGTAATTGGGAGATTTACCGCAATTGCCTCATCCTCTGAGACGTGAAGAGGCACTGGCCAAGAACCAGAGTTGAACGTTTCCAGGCTTACAATTTCGAGCTCAAAGGCCAAGTTGATATCAGCAGCAAAATGTTTCAAGTTTTCGTGAGTAAAACCAAGCTCGAATTCTTCATGTGTGGATGGGGAGACAAAAGCAGTTATCTTAAGAGAAACACCTGCAGCACTAGCATTCCTTAAGGCCAGCTCTTGCATAAAAGAGGCCCATTGCCCACCATATCCAATATCAAAATCAATAACATGAATTCTACTAAAGCCTTCCAAGGCTTCTAAAATGGCCTGGTTACAAGTGAAATTGGCAAACTGAAGAACCGGTGAGACTTCAGAAAAAGTTTTGTAAGCTCCAATCTTGAAAACGAGATTGAAGGGTGGCAAAGCCAATGAGTTGTGAAGGAGCAACTGTAAGGCCTCCTTGAAATAGAAAGCAGCCCGTTGGAAAGGCTTACCAAGAGGAGAGACATGGTGATTGAGCCGCGCCAATATCCCTTGCGCGAGTACCGGATTTCCGGTTTCTATAAGCTCAGCAGCCTTTGAAAGTTGGTCAATCAAAGCCTGCTGAAGCTGGTGGTTCGCCATTTCGTCTCCCGCTCCTGCTCCTGGGCTCAACATTTTCTGCTTTGACACAGCCATGGTTGGCCTCTGCTGATGGAACAATTGAAGCTGCTGTTCCTGTCCACGAACAAAGAGCTCTTGCCCTGAATTCGGAAACTGAACCTTTTGGAGCTGATAATTAGACCTAACCCCACCAGTATTCAGCCTCTTCGCCGGGGGTTGAGACATAACGTGGTGCTCTTGCAATTGAGCATATGTTAAAGGCATTACCAAATGAGCTTGGTTCTGGTTTATCACCATTTGAGGATTGGCATCCACAGAGTGGACCAACTGCTGCTGCTGATGCTGTTGTTGATGAAATACTAAAGGAGAAAGCGAAGCTGGCATTAAATTGTTAGCTGAAGTCGAAAACATGGGACTCAAAGAATTGTTGTTTTGTGAATTGGATGAGCTATTAAAAGGGAAATCAGAACAAGTTGTTCCTTGTAGAGAAGGAGGGTCAATAATGCTGCTCATCAAATTCTCATACCCTTGATCCACCACTTGGAAACCTCCTCCATTGAATTCCATTTCTTGGGATGAGGAGACACTCCCGCTCTGCAAAAGCCTGTTCAATCCCAGAGATGGGTCATCAACATCCGCCATCATCAACCTCAAAATGGACTGGTCATGACCCGGTGACTCAGCTAACACGCTCTCCCAGTCCTCCATTCCAAGCCCACATTTTCCCTCCGCTAATGCTGCTGCCGATGGGGTCTCGGGGGCTGCTGGCGCCACGCCGCCGCCGGTGTCTGTGGAGCCGGTTGCGGCGCCGCCGTCGCTGGTGCTGGCGAGCGAGGAAGACAGTGTTGAGGTGGATCTGGTAGGACTTGAGCTAGTTGTAGGGTCGAGAACAGAGGTGGGCTCAGTGCTGCCCACATAGCAATTCTGTTTGGTGATTAGAGTGTTCCACTTTGGTGTCGTTTgctgtggtggtggtggtggtgaatCTGAAGCAGCAGTAGTCGAAGTAGTAGTAACAGCAGTAGTGAAGAAATCTAAATGCCTCTTCCCTTGAAACACCTCAAAGGGTAGGAGCATGGCCTTCATCTAAAGCAACCAAATCAAATAATAGCCTATTATAACCCACCACTCCTAAAAATTCCAGTTTTCAACAAAAGGGATCACCCACACCCCCTCACAATCACAAATACAAATTTGCTTACTTATTAAAACTTTAATAcaggagaagaagaaagagacaACACCCACTAACTTTCTACTTCTGCAGCCTATTCATAAACAGTTATATATGCAAGAGACCCAATTAGACTGAAtcgtcttctttttcttcttcttcttcttttttggtGTTATAGGTTTGTTTGTTGTTGGTTTCTCTTCTCCTTCTCTTTCTGTGTGTTTGTGTTTTTTGTGTTTGGAGTATTTTGTCTTCCCTCTGTTTTCAGCTCTTTGGATGCGTGCAACAAAGAAAACATATAAAAGTGGTAAAGTGCCACTTCTCTCtccgtctctctctctctctctctctctctctctctctctctctctctctctttaattttcttttcttttttaaattaataaacttcGACTGTGTTGTACCCTCCCACACGTCATTGTATATTAAACaatgtatttttttctcttaaatttatttttgtatttaattttgattggttgttaaaattttgaattttttttttttttctgaaaataaaattttgaatgTTTGGAAAGAGATGGCATGATGGAAAGGAGTGGTCTTTCTTCACAGATTTTGAACTAATTACAATGGAAGTACCGCAACAGAAGAACCATTAGGAGTTTATTATGACTGTGGGATTTATGTTATTAACTTTATGGAGGAGCGAGAGTTAATCTTAGCTTGATTCTTATTGTGGAAGATTGTGTTATGACAGTCACAACGAGTGTGTGTGCTATTTCTTGAGGAATTGTTTGAGGTCTGGAAAAAATGGAATGAAGGCGTGGAGAGTTCTATTTCAAATATAGATGCGGGTTAAAGGTCTTTCTTTACTCACTGTAGATCCtgtgcttttattttttcagctGGACTTTTGTTTGAGCTATGTGATAAAGCTTTCGTTCTAGCAATGttttatcttttgttttttCTGCTTTTGATTTTTGTAGAGCTTGTTTTTTTCTCTTAGTCAGTGTTTGTTTCCTAACATTGAATTTTCTTTTGCCATTGTGTATCTTTCAGGTTCGGCTATTAATGCATAATTGGGTGTTGTCAAATGAGGCACCTCAAGTGTTCAGAGTTTGTTAGAGAAGGAGTTCTTGCACAAAACAAAAGGTAGCTCCATAGTAATCGATTTTCAGAGCTTGTTTTAATTGGTAGGAGCTGGTTCATTGCTGCTATTAACAAAGACAGAGTTATTATATGAATGCCTTCAATATTGGAATGGCAATAATTTAAAATGTTTAGAGTAACCATTAAAGTTTGCATCAATAGGAAGAAGTTGTCTTCCACATGATGGAAGTTGTAATATTGACATCCCATACTTTGAAGGTGATAACAACAGTGGAAAAAATACAGAACACAAACAAGACtgaaattacatttatataagaATCCTACGCACATACCTTTAGGAAAAATGGTATGAACATAACAATAACATTGCTTCATTACTTCCCAGTTCCCACATACCTAATGAAGTGTGGAATAAAGTGTCATCATTCCCTAAATCCTTGTTGTAAACTAGGAAGTTCAATATGTAATGTGCACCAATATGATATAAATAATGTCACTACCCTCATTATTATATCAGTACTCAGTACTCACCCATGTATTCAAATagcatacatattttattaagcAAAAAGTTCATCCAAAATGGTGTCTTCATTGattcaaaaaatgaaaagtgTCAAACTATTCATCTCTATTTTCTTCAATCAGGTAATGAAAATACTACTTAACAGATCCCCTTATCTCAATGCCTTTTGAATTAATAACAAAAACTCTCTGAATTAATAACAAAAGGGGAAGATCTCAAAACGTTACCTACTACAGCTATGCTCTAAGtgataattatttgaaaagtgaaaaaaaacCAGTAAAGAATAAAAAAGAGGCACAGAAATTAAAAGAAGTCTTACACAAGCAATTAACATAAAAgactaaaataaagaaaaagactaaaataaccctaaataaatatctaacacCCTCCCTCAAACTCACGATGTTGTTGCAAGAAGCATGAGAGTTTGCCTGAAAGAACAAAAATGAGAAATAGTATCCAACATAGTAAAAAAGTCAGCAAGTTGCAACGAAGAAGAAACATAAGGAAAAATAATGGTGCCCAACTTTAGATGATGACGAGTAAAATAGCAATCAATCTTAATATGCTTGGTGCGTTCATGAAAAACTGAGTTGTGAGCAATCTGAATGGCACTTTGCTAATCACAATACATAAGAGTAGGACAAGAGTGAATAACACCCATATCTACATCACATTTGGCTGTTTGTTCACTTTATCAAGCTGAGTTCCCTTCTGCTCAACATCACCTTTGGCTTCTTCCAAAGCCTTCATCAATTCATTGGTAGTGGAACTAGTTTTGAAAGCCGCTGACTTTGCTCAGGAATAAGCATACGCGAGTTTTAGATTAGTCTGGAAAAGGAAACAATGAAACCAAGTTAAGAGATTTGGATGGCGTATAATCTGCGCAAAAGTTTCAAAGATAACATCTATAAACTTACCCTGGCAGCTTCAATTCCTTCAGGATGCCCCGACTAGAAGTTCAACTTGTAAGGTTTCAGCACCAGCCAACTGCTCGTTCACCTCGACCATTATGCGGCCTTTTTATCGTTCCCAATCATATCAAGTGAATGCAAGTGTCTTGTTGTAATTTGTTGATCACCACTACCCTATTAATATATGCCATGGCCTATTGACATTATTTTCCCACTATCTTTCCACACCATCTTATGTGGATCAATAAGGGGAActttaattttgtattaaaataacaaagtatataaaatatgtttattattattttttttttgttctgtaTAATTAAGTTTATGTATATGTGAATGTGATGATCATGGGCACTGGGCAGTCCCCGACATTTGAAAGTATGAAAGCTTTTTTATCTATTAGAATAGTGCAATATGGAAGGTTTGATCATTGGGTTTGTTTTAGTGGATAGGAATAGGATATATAACAGGCCGGGACTCTATTTTGTTTTTAACATGAATTTTCTCCAATCATAGGCAACTTTAAACACAAAATCACTTGGACAAAAATTAATGTCATCAGTTATTCGAAAGCTATtttgattaatatatatagcTTAATTAAAAGGTACATTTATCTTCCTCCTCACTTGGTGGTCTATATATTCAAGTCTTGGCAATTCTTGCTTTGGTGTTTTTGCTAGCTTGTGGCGTTTGTTGTCTTGAGAAGAGAGAAAAGAACATATCATCTAAGACTATAACCCCAATCCTTTTTGGCTTAtcctatatttaattatatatatatatgtctagagagagagagagagagagagagagagagagagagagggggggtTTGAAGTGTTGATAGAGTCACTTTACACTTGACATAACAGGGGTGAGGAGAATTGGTCGTTGCTATAAACCATCACATGGGGGGCAGGAGAGATAAATCAAAGCCTTGTTTCTGACATGTCCAAATCATGGTTTTACTAAAGAAATTCATTGTATACCTAAGCTTGTCCCcccatctttctctctctcttctttactATTAtccaaatttaattaattttttgagcagaaaagaaaagaagacaattaaaaattttggtttggagtttggaCAATGAAAGCTTTTGCAGTACTAGCAGTACCAAATTAACTTACCAACCTGTCCATAAGGGTTTTATGTATTGTTGTCTCACTATGTTCAGTCCATATTTATAATGTTCAGTGGAAAAGGGTTAAAAGATTTGAGAGTGATGAAATAACCAAAATAGACAAAATGTTGTTCAAATAGTTAGTTAGTGAGTGACCTTTTCCAAATTTTGGACAAATAATTGATCAACTTTAAATTGCTAACCCATATGTGCACCTAGGAAAACATACAAAAATGAGAGCAAAACAAGGAAAAGGGAAAAGAAAAAGACACTTATGCTACATGCCAATGGTAAaactaaaacatatatataaatatatttatataataagtaTATGCAATAGTATTGTTTAAAGCATTAATGGGTCATGGGGTGACCATTGCTGAAAATGATATAACAAAACATTACAACATTTGAAATGTGTTACATCATGTCCTCCCTTATATGTCTTTTGCTTTCAATTTGATATGATGTGACTGAGAGTAACATATTGCCAAccatcatttatttattcaatatCTTTATTTAACATCATAATTAGCAAACCTAAACTTAATTATAAGAGTTAGCTATGCTATCATatagttgaaaagaaaaaaaaaaaccacaaatataaataatgaatgaCTAGGAAAATATTAGGTTGTTTCTTTGTGTCATGTACTACAGGAAACAAATCAATCTATTGGTTAGTCTTAATCCTCATAGTTGACGCATTAATTATTCTAAGCTTTCTTTCCaattaacaattaataaaaaaaaacaccatTTGTTATAATGAGCAAAAACTTTTTTAAGGTTTTTAATACTAATCTcactttattaatttatttattttttcttaaaagaaaaaaatgatactaAAAATTACCACCAAGACCAAGAAagatttttcagttttttattaataaagctcATAATAAATTTGGTAAAATTGGGGTGGAAGAGAGAAGAACATATGATTTGGAAGGTGGTCAACTGTGAAACTAAGAAATGGACAAAAATGTTGTGATATTTGTATAGTGctctgaaatttaaaataaaacattCAGACTTGTTGAATTGTTATTTTGTCCAATCAAATTCAGTGCACCCTCATTGTTTTTTGTCCTGCCTTCACTTACTTAATGCAACTgtcttttatatttattgtatataatataCGTTTCAGATTTAttatctcttttcttcttcataataaATTTAATGCAAGTACATAACAATTTAGTGAGGGTGTACTTATCAAAAAAAGTACATAACAATTTAGTGAGGGTAtacttaaatttttgtaaactgCTCAAATTAAACAACTCACACAGATTAAACTGAGataattcaataaaaaatataaactgaaaaactcaataaaaatataactcaCTTAATCTTTATACTAGACGAgttgaaaataatattaaactGCACAATCAATTCGAACTAATCCGACTAATATGATTAAGaggatttttttatatatatttatatattttatatatatttatgtattatataatttatataattatttaaaaaattataaaattgaagctaatatatttttttatagttgttgatttgaactttgaatttaatctatatatttgtCGTATTATTacaattaactaaaatataacaattacatgtaaaaataaaaataaatattagtggTCGGTTTGGACGGGTTAATCCGACCAAACCCACTAGTTTTATTAGGcgaattactattttatttttttaattgggcgaattgcacttaaatttttgtTACCCGATTATATTAGattgaataaaatataatataaatcgATCAAATCAACTGACGTAAACTCTTACAATTTAGTAGATAAATACTTATTAGTTATTATGCcgtgtattttatttttagaaaaattatatataaaaggaACGTCTCAACCCAAaagtttatagttttttttttttgttagaaaaacatttaaaaaattatttgaaatttatttttatttttttaaaataaaagacttattttgtaaattttatccACAATCCCTTAGCAAgggaaaaatttatattttaatcagACACCATGCTTAAGTGAAAAACTTACAAAGCTAAAATGTAAACGAGTACTGAAAAGATGTAAATCATGCAAAAATTCTCAGCTAATTTTGATTCTAAACGTTAAGAATgccttttataatatttaataatttttttttattttttaattacaaaaaaataaaaatattttcaaaagttctataaaactcttttcttttttaatttttgatataagaatcaaaatttaaaaaaaaaaaaattgaaaactaaaGAAAGttactttcaatttttttttaaagagatttattttcttaattatagtTTATTTGAATTTTCTGTCATCAATATTTTGGACATGAACCCTAACAAAGGGTCAGATTTTGGATTCGGACCCGAAGCCTAgaccccaaacccaaacctggacactGACCCTGGCCCAGACCTCGACTCCAGACTCTGGCCCCGGACCCCAGTCCTAGACCTAGACGACAAACCTTGGCTTAAGACTAGATCCAAACTTGGCTCCGACCTCGACCTcagacacagacttggaccccgACCCAGGACtcagactcgaacccaaacctttCTTGGGACTCAGCCCCGGACCCTAATCCGAACACTGACCCTGACCTGAACCTCGATCCGAGTTCCGAACCTGAATTTCAGTCCCGGGTCCAAACCCCAGCCCCAGAGTCgaactcggacctggacccTAGTCCCAACCCTAGACCCAACCCGTACTCAGACTTgacttaaataaaaacaaaaaataaaaataaaaaatgaaattacaAAATCcactttgtttatttttcttttttttttttccttttaaataaaaaaccaaAAGTAATTAGAGAgcacattttatttttcaataacaAAAAGTTAAAAACACAAAAATTCTACCATCACTTTTGTTTGTTTaattccttttaaaaaaaaagcagTAGAAAAAGAAGGATTGTTTATATTTACTTCAAAAGATTTCAtgcaagtaattttttttatttaattttttttaaaaatataaaatataataggcaaaccttatttattttttcaaatgaaATCAGATTATGCTTTGTTACTATTTAAAAAGTTGTTAacattttttgttaattatttttaaaaaaacatttgaaaaaaaaaaatgtacctAACTAATaacccatttaaaaaaaataaaaaaataaaagtgaatcTAACCctaaatctatatttttttatgcatgATAAGAAAATAAGCCATATATTGAAGAAGTCTAGCTCTATAGTCAATATATTCGGGCAATAATTGaagtattaaaatttattacaacTCATTTAACACATTATACATACAttcatttaatatatacatCTAAATGAGTGAACATATTCtacacaaaatatataatataattttgtaaaattatgAAGAATTAGCATATGCATCACCCCCTGTCAAGTGCCATTAAACTTTGTTGTGCTCATCAGTTGAAACATCTCAGCACGCcttaaacaaaaatatatacacTAGAAACAATTAAGATTTGCACCACTCatttaaaaatgttaaaatGTAACTTTTGGGTATCTTCaacattataaaataaaaaataaaaaataaaaaattatcttcCACTAAAAAGTAATGGTTCCCCTATATAAAAATCTGACATTAGTTAAGattgttattcttttttttctttttaactagTTTTGATATGTTATAAAAACTTTAATGCATAGTCAtaatcttttcttttatttaccCAAATCttaatacacaaaagtaaatgttaattgttattttattttacttttacaTTTTAAACTATGTATATTATCATCCAATTAACTCTTACTCTATtatgagataatttttttttgaaagaactaTTATGAGataatagaagaagaaaaaaaacaattttatggTGGTAAATCTGACATTAGTTAAgattgttatttattatttattttcttgactAGTTTTGATTTGTTATAAAAACTTAAATGCATAGTCAtaatcttttcttttatttcccCAACTCTTTATACACAAAAGTAAGTGttaattgttatattttttaatcagttttttatttttaaaattgaaaaagtgaaaatatttttcaaaaacatgttttataaaatgtttttactttttaattttttaattgagaatcaaaatttttaaaacaaaaaaaaatcacttttaatatttttttaaatatttttttttcttaatcaatatcttgGACTTTGATCATGATCTGGACCCACATCCCCCCACGGTCTTGGCGCTGAACCCTGCCTCTGACTTGAACCCAAATCCGACCCCGAACCTAAACCCaacgtaaataaaatcaaaaaatgaaaatgaaaatgaactttacagaacacacttgtgttttctgtttttaaaattaaaaaacaaaagtggttacagaacgcatttttatttttcaaaaacaaaatttttaaaaacaaaaattttactttcatgttgtgattaaaaaattagaaaacaaaagtgttaccaaactgCACCTTAATTTATCATCCAATTAACTatttacaaataatttttttcaaataactaatataagataattaaagaagaaaaaaaaaacaattctaTGGTAGGAAATAATACTAAATATACCAAACGGTACTCATCATCGACAGAACTTTTAACTTTTCCcatacctttttcttttttgtgcaaAAGATTTTTACCTGTGTAATACATCTAGAATTAGAAACTAATAACAGAGACTATTCATTGAGGTAAACCATTGGGCCCCCAACAGTCAAACCCAAGACCTTGGGcccaataataattttttattatttatttgtattgtaAAAGTAGAAAGCTTTAATCGTAGCCACCCGATTTGTACTCAAACAAGATATATCGTCTCTCTAATCCGTCTCGATATTTTCAAACTCCAAAAAAGCTACTCATAATGATGCCGTCAGA is a window from the Cannabis sativa cultivar Pink pepper isolate KNU-18-1 chromosome 1, ASM2916894v1, whole genome shotgun sequence genome containing:
- the LOC115705915 gene encoding scarecrow-like protein 22, whose product is MKAMLLPFEVFQGKRHLDFFTTAVTTTSTTAASDSPPPPPQQTTPKWNTLITKQNCYVGSTEPTSVLDPTTSSSPTRSTSTLSSSLASTSDGGAATGSTDTGGGVAPAAPETPSAAALAEGKCGLGMEDWESVLAESPGHDQSILRLMMADVDDPSLGLNRLLQSGSVSSSQEMEFNGGGFQVVDQGYENLMSSIIDPPSLQGTTCSDFPFNSSSNSQNNNSLSPMFSTSANNLMPASLSPLVFHQQQHQQQQLVHSVDANPQMVINQNQAHLVMPLTYAQLQEHHVMSQPPAKRLNTGGVRSNYQLQKVQFPNSGQELFVRGQEQQLQLFHQQRPTMAVSKQKMLSPGAGAGDEMANHQLQQALIDQLSKAAELIETGNPVLAQGILARLNHHVSPLGKPFQRAAFYFKEALQLLLHNSLALPPFNLVFKIGAYKTFSEVSPVLQFANFTCNQAILEALEGFSRIHVIDFDIGYGGQWASFMQELALRNASAAGVSLKITAFVSPSTHEEFELGFTHENLKHFAADINLAFELEIVSLETFNSGSWPVPLHVSEDEAIAVNLPITSLSSCPLSLPLVLRFLNQLSPKVVVSLERGSDRTDVPFPHQIIHAFHSYSGLIESLDAVNVNLEALQKIEKFLLQPRIEKLVLNRHRSPETTPPWRSSFLNSGFSPAVFSNFTESQAECLVQRTPVRGFHVEKKQSSLSLCWQRKELISVSAWRC